A DNA window from Engystomops pustulosus chromosome 6, aEngPut4.maternal, whole genome shotgun sequence contains the following coding sequences:
- the SH2D5 gene encoding SH2 domain-containing protein 5 isoform X3, which produces MLMERIQYTTCRLEDSQFAFVSRNPQGQTNQLFCHLYVGSQPSEAQVLNLLLCRSFQLLYLAIHPEVGEQKSTACKPQRQGIRGVMAREPLDPGEVSQNVKALVSFKRLSVTAEVKNGSDQTDALSIVPRSSSVESHCSPTLVRKKAIRSKVIRSGAYRCPKNEPDAQKRGGKDGSECVVAELSEKLEDLQDTVWSCAGVERDQSINLLKNDRMGAFLIRSDPECGGQFTLYMSTKCGVIPYKIYTTPQASYYIEHLPPEFASLTDLVAHHSGTDSSLFFQLAHGRVNPCYETQDTRTCQQRSHTQHKSILEPKLKDSAETEQSTNIDLAAQPVLPIYHI; this is translated from the exons ATGCTGATGGAGAG GATCCAGTACACCACGTGCCGGCTGGAGGACAGTCAATTTGCCTTTGTGTCACGTAACCCACAAGGCCAAACAAATCAGCTCTTCTGCCACCTGTATGTCGGCAGTCAGCCCAGCGAG GCCCAAGTGCTGAACCTGCTGCTGTGCCGCTCCTTCCAGCTACTGTACCTGGCGATACACCCCGAGGTTGGTGAACAGAAGTCTACAGCGTGCAAGCCGCAGAGACAGGGCATAAGGGGTGTAATGGCGAGGGAGCCACTTGACCCTGGAGAAGTGTCTCAGAATGTGAAAGCCTTGGTGTCCTTTAAAAGGCTGTCAGTCACTGCAGAGGTGAAGAATGGAAGCGACCAA ACTGACGCTCTAAGCATTGTGCCGAGAAGCTCATCGGTGGAGTCTCATTGTTCCCCTACTCTGGTCCGTAAGAAGGCCATCCGCAGCAAAGTCATCCGCTCTGGGGCCTATCGCtgcccaaaaaatgagcctgatgctcaaaaaagaggaggaaaag ATGGATCGGAGTGTGTCGTGGCTGAGCTCTCGGAGAAGCTGGAGGATTTGCAGGATACTGTGTGGTCCTGTGCTGGGGTTGAGAG GGACCAATCTATCAATCTCCTGAAGAATGACCGTATGGGAGCGTTCCTAATTCGATCAGACCCGGAGTGTGGGGGTCAATTTACCCTGTATATGAGCACCAAATGTGGGGTCATCCCATACAAGATCTACACTACGCCACAGGCCTCGTACTATATTGAG CATCTCCCGCCTGAATTTGCGAGCCTCACAGATTTAGTGGCCCATCACTCTGGCACAGACAGCAGTCTTTTCTTCCAGTTGGCTCACGGTCGGGTAAATCCATGCTATGAAACACAAGATACGAGGACCTGTCAGCAGCGCTCCCATACACAACACAAATCCATACTGGAGCCCAAGCTAAAAGACTCTGCCGAGACAGAACAGTCCACAAACATAGACCTCGCCGCCCAACCAGTGCTGCCCATATATCATATCTAA
- the SH2D5 gene encoding SH2 domain-containing protein 5 isoform X2, whose protein sequence is MCTMKASCTFTGKMLSLGLHSQYVGSFAVKETDSKRRVWIIEEQMRVLKDCGRRRPVILKFCLQGVKMYDADGETLLMAHALRRIQYTTCRLEDSQFAFVSRNPQGQTNQLFCHLYVGSQPSEAQVLNLLLCRSFQLLYLAIHPEVGEQKSTACKPQRQGIRGVMAREPLDPGEVSQNVKALVSFKRLSVTAEVKNGSDQTDALSIVPRSSSVESHCSPTLVRKKAIRSKVIRSGAYRCPKNEPDAQKRGGKDGSECVVAELSEKLEDLQDTVWSCAGVERDQSINLLKNDRMGAFLIRSDPECGGQFTLYMSTKCGVIPYKIYTTPQASYYIEHLPPEFASLTDLVAHHSGTDSSLFFQLAHGRVNPCYETQDTRTCQQRSHTQHKSILEPKLKDSAETEQSTNIDLAAQPVLPIYHI, encoded by the exons ATGTGCACAATGAAAGCATCATGTACGTTTACAGGGAAGATGCTATCACTTGGCTTGCACAGTCAG TATGTCGGCTCATTTGCAGTAAAGGAAACCGACTCAAAGCGAAGAGTGTGGATCATAGAGGAACAGATGCGTGTCCTGAAG GACTGCGGCAGACGAAGACCTGTGATCTTGAAGTTCTGCCTTCAGGGTGTGAAGATGTACGATGCTGATGGAGAG ACGCTGCTAATGGCTCATGCTCTCCGTAGGATCCAGTACACCACGTGCCGGCTGGAGGACAGTCAATTTGCCTTTGTGTCACGTAACCCACAAGGCCAAACAAATCAGCTCTTCTGCCACCTGTATGTCGGCAGTCAGCCCAGCGAG GCCCAAGTGCTGAACCTGCTGCTGTGCCGCTCCTTCCAGCTACTGTACCTGGCGATACACCCCGAGGTTGGTGAACAGAAGTCTACAGCGTGCAAGCCGCAGAGACAGGGCATAAGGGGTGTAATGGCGAGGGAGCCACTTGACCCTGGAGAAGTGTCTCAGAATGTGAAAGCCTTGGTGTCCTTTAAAAGGCTGTCAGTCACTGCAGAGGTGAAGAATGGAAGCGACCAA ACTGACGCTCTAAGCATTGTGCCGAGAAGCTCATCGGTGGAGTCTCATTGTTCCCCTACTCTGGTCCGTAAGAAGGCCATCCGCAGCAAAGTCATCCGCTCTGGGGCCTATCGCtgcccaaaaaatgagcctgatgctcaaaaaagaggaggaaaag ATGGATCGGAGTGTGTCGTGGCTGAGCTCTCGGAGAAGCTGGAGGATTTGCAGGATACTGTGTGGTCCTGTGCTGGGGTTGAGAG GGACCAATCTATCAATCTCCTGAAGAATGACCGTATGGGAGCGTTCCTAATTCGATCAGACCCGGAGTGTGGGGGTCAATTTACCCTGTATATGAGCACCAAATGTGGGGTCATCCCATACAAGATCTACACTACGCCACAGGCCTCGTACTATATTGAG CATCTCCCGCCTGAATTTGCGAGCCTCACAGATTTAGTGGCCCATCACTCTGGCACAGACAGCAGTCTTTTCTTCCAGTTGGCTCACGGTCGGGTAAATCCATGCTATGAAACACAAGATACGAGGACCTGTCAGCAGCGCTCCCATACACAACACAAATCCATACTGGAGCCCAAGCTAAAAGACTCTGCCGAGACAGAACAGTCCACAAACATAGACCTCGCCGCCCAACCAGTGCTGCCCATATATCATATCTAA
- the SH2D5 gene encoding SH2 domain-containing protein 5 isoform X1 produces the protein MEKTCQESSGGGCQKERVITKFTEYVGSFAVKETDSKRRVWIIEEQMRVLKDCGRRRPVILKFCLQGVKMYDADGETLLMAHALRRIQYTTCRLEDSQFAFVSRNPQGQTNQLFCHLYVGSQPSEAQVLNLLLCRSFQLLYLAIHPEVGEQKSTACKPQRQGIRGVMAREPLDPGEVSQNVKALVSFKRLSVTAEVKNGSDQTDALSIVPRSSSVESHCSPTLVRKKAIRSKVIRSGAYRCPKNEPDAQKRGGKDGSECVVAELSEKLEDLQDTVWSCAGVERDQSINLLKNDRMGAFLIRSDPECGGQFTLYMSTKCGVIPYKIYTTPQASYYIEHLPPEFASLTDLVAHHSGTDSSLFFQLAHGRVNPCYETQDTRTCQQRSHTQHKSILEPKLKDSAETEQSTNIDLAAQPVLPIYHI, from the exons TATGTCGGCTCATTTGCAGTAAAGGAAACCGACTCAAAGCGAAGAGTGTGGATCATAGAGGAACAGATGCGTGTCCTGAAG GACTGCGGCAGACGAAGACCTGTGATCTTGAAGTTCTGCCTTCAGGGTGTGAAGATGTACGATGCTGATGGAGAG ACGCTGCTAATGGCTCATGCTCTCCGTAGGATCCAGTACACCACGTGCCGGCTGGAGGACAGTCAATTTGCCTTTGTGTCACGTAACCCACAAGGCCAAACAAATCAGCTCTTCTGCCACCTGTATGTCGGCAGTCAGCCCAGCGAG GCCCAAGTGCTGAACCTGCTGCTGTGCCGCTCCTTCCAGCTACTGTACCTGGCGATACACCCCGAGGTTGGTGAACAGAAGTCTACAGCGTGCAAGCCGCAGAGACAGGGCATAAGGGGTGTAATGGCGAGGGAGCCACTTGACCCTGGAGAAGTGTCTCAGAATGTGAAAGCCTTGGTGTCCTTTAAAAGGCTGTCAGTCACTGCAGAGGTGAAGAATGGAAGCGACCAA ACTGACGCTCTAAGCATTGTGCCGAGAAGCTCATCGGTGGAGTCTCATTGTTCCCCTACTCTGGTCCGTAAGAAGGCCATCCGCAGCAAAGTCATCCGCTCTGGGGCCTATCGCtgcccaaaaaatgagcctgatgctcaaaaaagaggaggaaaag ATGGATCGGAGTGTGTCGTGGCTGAGCTCTCGGAGAAGCTGGAGGATTTGCAGGATACTGTGTGGTCCTGTGCTGGGGTTGAGAG GGACCAATCTATCAATCTCCTGAAGAATGACCGTATGGGAGCGTTCCTAATTCGATCAGACCCGGAGTGTGGGGGTCAATTTACCCTGTATATGAGCACCAAATGTGGGGTCATCCCATACAAGATCTACACTACGCCACAGGCCTCGTACTATATTGAG CATCTCCCGCCTGAATTTGCGAGCCTCACAGATTTAGTGGCCCATCACTCTGGCACAGACAGCAGTCTTTTCTTCCAGTTGGCTCACGGTCGGGTAAATCCATGCTATGAAACACAAGATACGAGGACCTGTCAGCAGCGCTCCCATACACAACACAAATCCATACTGGAGCCCAAGCTAAAAGACTCTGCCGAGACAGAACAGTCCACAAACATAGACCTCGCCGCCCAACCAGTGCTGCCCATATATCATATCTAA